From a region of the Streptococcus ruminantium genome:
- the nifJ gene encoding pyruvate:ferredoxin (flavodoxin) oxidoreductase: protein MSHQEIMDGNMAAAYVAYAFSDVAGIYPITPSSTMGEWIDTWQAEGRKNLFDQTVNVVEMQSEAGVAGFVHGSLKTGALTTTCTSSQGLLLMIPNMYKIAGELLPAVFHVAARSVTTNALSIFGDHSDVMAVRQTGFAMLAEGSVQEVMDLSLVAHLATLESSLPFVNFFDGFSTSHELQKITVLEYDEFKPLVHEEALNIFRGRGMNPNHPTVSGTNQGPDTFFQQRETVNRHYQVLPYVVRKYMKKINQLRGTDYDLMRYYGHPDAETIIVAMGSVSSTICQTVDYLIDNNKKVGFIQVHLYRPFPVKDFLEKVPKTVQAIAVLDRTKEAGATGEPLFLDVRTAFYESERHPIIIGGRYGLGSKEVRPNQIMAIFAELEKASPKPHFTIGIEDDVTNLSLKVGDSIDLTKKTTYQVKCWGFGGDGTVSANKSIIRIMGEHSDSTIQGSFYYDSRKQNGLTISNLRFGRDKIQSSYSILEADFVGVTMPGYLRKIDLVKGLKKGGIFLLNTTWSHEKLSRLLPSKLKRYLADNEIRFYTINAYKITQEVGLYGKPGICMQAAFFKLTDFLSEEAAVDAMKKEIVQAYRHKSPEIVEQNLRAVEMTIASIKKIDIPADWKLCREEQNAPSTNTLKYIQKIQQPVHRLEGNSVSVGQLIENGLVAGDIPLGIAPVEKRSTAWEVPEWNSEFCVQCNQCSFVCPHAAIRPFLVEQDELNQAPDGYRVRDYKGKDGLMYRIQVSVEDCTGCELCVKVCPAKGKALKMIEVDDEASGKFKEEAIHWAFSMTLRAKENPAKPGTIAHTQFEQPLLEFSGACSGCGETPYVKLLTQLFGSRMMIANATGCSSIWGGMFPITPFSTNSLGQGPAWSNSLLEDNAEFGYGMLMATQTRRHSLIADMLAAKEEASSVLVELIDNWIENIDKGYGTIARSKKLIDLLLVEMDETKPFLTKLYEKRDLFVKPSQWIIGGDGWAYDIGYGGLDHVLASGADVNILVLDNEVYSNTGGHVSKSTPTSAIAKFSASGNRGIKKDLGMMAMTYGNVYVAQVASGANPVQVIKAFEEAEKHPGPSLIIAYVPCITHKIAGGMKESLQEARQAVESGYWSLYRYNPKLEQEGRNPMILDYKRPNFDKMIDFMMKQERFSSLQQFNPTVAADLFHQTVEQAKRRFINYAKLSGDFDNYMKRVQKNQTKKSSTIQESTLETIIHSLDF, encoded by the coding sequence ATGTCACATCAAGAAATAATGGATGGTAATATGGCTGCGGCATACGTAGCATATGCTTTTAGTGATGTTGCAGGTATTTACCCTATTACACCCAGCTCTACAATGGGAGAATGGATTGATACTTGGCAGGCAGAAGGTAGAAAAAACTTATTTGATCAGACTGTAAATGTTGTTGAAATGCAATCAGAAGCGGGAGTGGCTGGCTTCGTGCATGGTTCATTAAAAACTGGAGCACTAACGACTACTTGTACCTCTTCTCAAGGATTGTTGCTAATGATACCTAACATGTACAAGATTGCAGGAGAATTACTACCAGCAGTTTTTCATGTTGCTGCACGTTCTGTAACGACAAATGCCCTCAGTATATTTGGTGATCATAGTGATGTTATGGCTGTACGACAGACAGGCTTTGCAATGTTGGCAGAAGGTTCCGTTCAAGAAGTAATGGATCTGTCACTTGTAGCCCATTTAGCAACACTAGAATCCAGTCTTCCCTTCGTTAATTTTTTCGATGGATTTTCGACAAGTCATGAACTACAAAAAATCACTGTTCTAGAATATGATGAGTTCAAGCCTCTAGTGCATGAAGAGGCGCTCAACATCTTTCGTGGTAGAGGAATGAATCCCAACCATCCAACGGTGTCCGGAACCAATCAAGGACCAGACACCTTCTTCCAACAGCGCGAGACAGTAAATCGACACTATCAAGTTCTTCCCTACGTTGTACGAAAGTACATGAAAAAAATCAATCAACTTCGTGGAACAGATTATGACCTAATGCGATATTATGGACATCCTGATGCAGAAACTATTATTGTAGCAATGGGATCCGTATCCTCTACAATTTGTCAGACTGTTGATTACTTGATAGATAACAATAAAAAAGTGGGCTTCATTCAGGTTCATCTCTATCGACCTTTTCCAGTAAAAGATTTTTTAGAAAAAGTACCCAAGACAGTTCAAGCTATCGCTGTTTTGGATAGAACCAAAGAAGCAGGAGCCACAGGTGAACCTCTTTTCTTAGATGTAAGAACTGCGTTTTACGAAAGTGAGCGACACCCCATTATCATTGGGGGAAGGTATGGATTGGGTTCAAAAGAAGTGAGACCTAACCAGATAATGGCTATCTTTGCTGAGTTGGAGAAAGCTTCTCCAAAGCCTCATTTTACTATAGGAATAGAAGATGATGTTACCAACCTTTCATTAAAGGTGGGAGATTCTATTGATCTGACAAAGAAAACAACTTACCAAGTGAAATGTTGGGGATTTGGAGGAGATGGCACAGTTAGTGCCAATAAATCAATTATCCGCATTATGGGTGAACATTCTGACTCTACTATTCAAGGTTCCTTCTATTATGATTCTAGAAAACAGAATGGTCTCACGATTTCAAACCTTCGATTTGGTCGAGATAAAATTCAGTCTTCTTATTCTATATTAGAAGCGGATTTTGTTGGGGTTACCATGCCTGGATATTTAAGAAAAATAGACTTGGTAAAGGGATTAAAAAAAGGGGGAATATTTCTATTAAATACCACCTGGTCCCATGAAAAACTCAGTCGCTTACTTCCAAGCAAACTCAAACGCTACTTGGCTGATAACGAGATTCGCTTTTACACCATAAATGCCTACAAAATTACACAAGAAGTAGGATTGTATGGTAAACCAGGCATTTGCATGCAGGCGGCTTTCTTTAAACTAACAGACTTTTTATCGGAAGAAGCAGCAGTTGATGCCATGAAGAAAGAGATTGTTCAGGCGTATAGACATAAATCACCAGAAATCGTAGAACAAAATCTACGAGCTGTTGAGATGACTATTGCTTCTATAAAAAAAATAGACATTCCAGCCGATTGGAAATTATGTAGAGAGGAGCAAAACGCCCCATCAACCAATACTTTGAAGTATATACAGAAGATTCAGCAACCTGTTCATCGTCTGGAAGGAAATTCTGTGTCGGTTGGTCAATTGATAGAAAATGGTCTCGTCGCAGGAGATATTCCCTTGGGAATTGCGCCAGTAGAAAAACGCAGTACGGCTTGGGAAGTACCAGAGTGGAATTCAGAATTTTGTGTGCAATGTAATCAATGTTCATTTGTCTGCCCACATGCTGCCATTCGTCCTTTCCTAGTTGAACAAGATGAGTTGAATCAAGCTCCTGATGGCTACAGGGTTAGAGATTACAAGGGAAAAGATGGACTGATGTATCGTATTCAGGTATCTGTTGAGGATTGTACTGGTTGTGAACTGTGTGTAAAGGTCTGTCCTGCCAAAGGCAAGGCTTTAAAGATGATTGAAGTGGATGACGAAGCTTCAGGTAAGTTTAAGGAAGAAGCCATTCATTGGGCCTTTTCAATGACCTTACGTGCCAAAGAAAATCCAGCCAAGCCAGGAACTATTGCACATACACAATTTGAACAGCCTCTCTTGGAATTTTCAGGTGCATGTTCAGGATGCGGTGAAACTCCGTATGTAAAACTATTAACTCAGTTGTTTGGTAGTAGGATGATGATTGCTAATGCTACAGGTTGTTCTTCCATCTGGGGAGGGATGTTTCCTATCACACCGTTTAGTACCAATTCACTTGGGCAAGGTCCTGCTTGGAGTAATTCTCTGTTGGAAGACAATGCTGAATTTGGATATGGTATGTTAATGGCTACGCAAACGAGGAGACACTCGCTGATTGCTGATATGCTCGCAGCAAAAGAGGAAGCAAGTTCAGTTTTGGTAGAGCTGATAGATAACTGGATTGAAAACATTGATAAAGGCTATGGGACAATTGCACGAAGCAAAAAGTTGATAGACTTGCTCCTTGTTGAAATGGATGAGACAAAACCCTTCTTGACAAAACTTTACGAAAAACGTGATTTATTTGTAAAACCCTCACAATGGATTATCGGTGGAGATGGTTGGGCCTACGATATAGGTTATGGTGGCTTAGATCATGTGCTTGCCAGCGGAGCGGATGTAAACATACTGGTACTTGATAATGAAGTATACTCTAATACTGGTGGCCATGTTTCAAAAAGTACACCGACATCAGCTATTGCAAAGTTTTCAGCTTCAGGTAACAGAGGAATAAAAAAAGACTTAGGAATGATGGCAATGACCTATGGTAATGTCTATGTAGCTCAGGTTGCAAGTGGTGCGAATCCAGTTCAGGTGATTAAAGCATTTGAAGAAGCAGAAAAACATCCAGGACCATCACTTATCATTGCCTACGTCCCATGTATCACTCACAAGATAGCAGGAGGAATGAAGGAAAGTCTTCAGGAAGCAAGACAAGCTGTAGAATCTGGTTACTGGTCCTTGTACCGTTACAATCCAAAGCTAGAACAAGAAGGAAGAAATCCGATGATTTTGGATTATAAGCGCCCAAATTTTGATAAAATGATTGATTTTATGATGAAACAAGAGCGATTTTCTTCCTTACAACAATTTAATCCTACTGTAGCTGCGGATTTATTTCATCAAACAGTGGAGCAAGCCAAACGGCGTTTTATAAACTATGCCAAGTTATCTGGAGACTTCGACAACTATATGAAAAGAGTGCAAAAAAATCAGACAAAGAAAAGTAGCACAATACAGGAGTCTACATTAGAAACGATTATACATAGTTTAGATTTTTAA
- a CDS encoding transporter substrate-binding domain-containing protein — MKKLLTLATLLAILTLVACSSTSPQSRLDAIKEKGTLVVATSPDYAPFEFQTLVDGKNKVVGSDIALAQKIADELGVKLEVSSMSFDNVLSSIQSGKADIAIAGLSYSEQRAKVFDFSEIYYQVADTLLVKKSNLDRYTALADLKGQKVAVQKGSTQEVYAKENMTDVSLISLGAMGEAINELKTGQVEAVLVDKPVALGYAAQNDDLALATIPFPTVKENGKAIAMPKGSTDLKAAIDAVIKKVVENNEYETFLKEAAKYTVSE, encoded by the coding sequence ATGAAAAAACTATTAACATTAGCAACACTGTTAGCAATCTTGACTCTGGTCGCTTGTTCTTCAACCTCCCCTCAATCAAGATTGGATGCCATCAAAGAAAAGGGAACCTTGGTTGTAGCAACCAGTCCAGACTATGCACCATTTGAATTTCAAACCTTAGTGGATGGAAAAAATAAAGTTGTCGGGTCGGACATTGCTTTGGCGCAGAAAATTGCAGATGAACTCGGAGTCAAACTTGAAGTTTCGTCTATGAGCTTTGATAATGTACTAAGCAGTATACAGTCAGGCAAGGCTGATATTGCTATTGCTGGTCTATCCTATTCAGAACAGCGCGCAAAAGTATTTGATTTTTCTGAAATCTATTATCAAGTGGCAGATACTCTTCTTGTGAAGAAATCCAATCTGGATAGATATACCGCCTTAGCTGATTTAAAGGGACAAAAAGTGGCTGTTCAAAAAGGCTCTACTCAGGAAGTTTATGCCAAGGAGAACATGACCGATGTCAGCTTGATTTCTCTTGGAGCAATGGGAGAAGCAATCAATGAACTGAAAACTGGTCAAGTTGAGGCTGTCTTGGTAGATAAACCTGTTGCTCTTGGCTACGCTGCACAAAATGACGATTTAGCTCTTGCAACGATTCCCTTTCCAACAGTTAAAGAAAATGGCAAAGCTATTGCCATGCCAAAAGGTAGTACTGATCTAAAAGCAGCTATTGATGCTGTAATAAAAAAGGTTGTCGAAAACAATGAGTATGAAACTTTCTTAAAAGAAGCTGCTAAATACACTGTCTCAGAATAA
- the glgB gene encoding 1,4-alpha-glucan branching protein GlgB has protein sequence MTEFTDLDLYYMNSGEHTTLYEKMGAHIIKLRNKILGTQFRVYAPNAREVFVVGDFNGWQRSHQMQWEIDGTFQLYIEGLRSLENYKYLIITHDGREMYKADPYAFFSQVRPDTASTTYNPRYKFKDDVWMYNRVNYDFKQQPVSIYEVHLGSWKQKLANKNEEASSTTTFYSYKEIVPLLIEHVKENHYTHIELLPITEHPLDASWGYQVTGYYSPTSRYGKPDELKYLVDQCHQAGIGVILDWVPLHFCKDAHGLYQFDGSWLYEYPNEHDRENHQWGTANFDLGKGVTRSFLLSNLKYWLEYFHFDGIRVDALSYLLYWRGETDEDKINHAAIDFIKRVNAMVHTDYKGVLMIAEDSSSFPKVTHSLEEGGIGFDMKWDLGWMNDTLKFVERPAIYRKYHSNEITFGMYYNQNEQFLLPLSHDEVVHGKCSIINKMNGDYDDKFHLARVYYSFYFAHPGKKLLFMGNEWGHIREWHEHTEMDWNLLNFPIHHSFYQMMRTLSTFYKEHDAFWKYDYQAYEKGFNWIKIDEEASLYAFSRMSDEQEILTVHNFNDQELFNVHLDLPAGSEYQLVFSSNTIPMESFTLYPDENGATITIPRLTSFYLERTR, from the coding sequence ATGACAGAATTTACTGATTTAGATTTATATTATATGAACTCCGGCGAGCATACCACCCTCTATGAAAAAATGGGTGCTCATATCATTAAGCTACGCAATAAGATTCTTGGTACTCAATTTCGTGTCTATGCTCCCAACGCCAGAGAAGTATTTGTAGTTGGTGATTTTAACGGCTGGCAACGTAGTCACCAGATGCAGTGGGAAATCGATGGAACATTCCAACTGTATATCGAAGGACTGAGATCGCTAGAAAATTACAAGTATCTCATTATCACTCATGACGGTCGGGAAATGTATAAGGCAGATCCGTATGCATTTTTCAGCCAAGTTCGTCCCGATACCGCCTCTACAACCTACAATCCACGTTACAAGTTTAAAGATGATGTCTGGATGTACAATCGTGTAAATTATGATTTTAAGCAACAACCGGTATCCATCTATGAAGTTCATCTGGGATCCTGGAAACAAAAATTGGCCAATAAAAACGAAGAGGCTTCTTCAACCACCACTTTTTATTCTTACAAGGAAATCGTTCCTCTTCTGATTGAACATGTCAAGGAAAATCATTACACACATATCGAATTACTTCCAATAACAGAACACCCTCTAGATGCATCCTGGGGATATCAAGTAACTGGATATTATAGTCCAACTAGTCGCTATGGAAAACCTGATGAGCTGAAGTATTTAGTTGACCAATGCCATCAGGCAGGTATCGGAGTCATTTTAGATTGGGTACCACTTCACTTCTGCAAAGATGCGCACGGGCTCTATCAATTTGATGGTAGTTGGCTATATGAGTATCCCAATGAACACGACCGTGAAAATCACCAGTGGGGAACAGCTAATTTTGATCTAGGTAAGGGTGTAACACGTTCTTTCTTATTATCAAACCTCAAATATTGGCTGGAATACTTCCATTTTGATGGCATTCGTGTTGATGCTCTATCCTATCTTCTTTATTGGCGTGGGGAAACAGACGAAGACAAGATAAACCACGCTGCAATAGATTTTATCAAGCGGGTCAATGCCATGGTTCATACTGATTATAAGGGTGTACTGATGATTGCAGAAGACTCTTCTAGTTTCCCTAAAGTCACACATTCTCTTGAAGAGGGTGGTATTGGCTTTGATATGAAATGGGATTTAGGCTGGATGAATGATACGCTAAAATTTGTAGAGCGACCTGCCATTTATCGTAAGTATCATTCTAACGAAATCACCTTTGGTATGTACTACAACCAAAATGAACAATTTTTACTACCACTTTCTCATGATGAAGTGGTTCATGGCAAATGCTCAATCATCAACAAAATGAACGGAGATTATGATGATAAATTCCACCTAGCGCGGGTTTATTATAGCTTCTACTTCGCTCATCCTGGTAAGAAATTACTTTTCATGGGGAATGAATGGGGGCATATCCGAGAATGGCATGAGCATACAGAAATGGACTGGAATCTACTGAACTTTCCAATCCATCATTCTTTCTACCAGATGATGAGGACTCTTTCCACTTTCTATAAAGAGCATGATGCTTTCTGGAAGTATGACTATCAAGCCTATGAAAAAGGCTTTAACTGGATAAAAATTGATGAAGAAGCCAGTCTCTACGCATTTTCACGCATGAGTGACGAGCAAGAAATCTTAACGGTTCACAACTTCAACGATCAAGAACTTTTTAATGTTCACCTAGACCTTCCAGCAGGTTCTGAATATCAATTGGTCTTCTCATCTAACACCATTCCGATGGAATCGTTCACCCTCTATCCAGATGAAAACGGAGCAACTATTACCATTCCACGCTTAACCAGTTTCTATTTAGAGCGCACAAGATAA
- a CDS encoding glycogen synthase produces the protein MAKKSVLFVASEGLPFIKTGGLADVIGSLPKELVKQGLDVRVVLPLYKKIAMANHADFDYVSSFDVRAGDIQSMANVYSQVIDGVTFYFIEHRDFFERDELYGYDDDAMRFGYFQHATCRLLEALNFFPDVMHTHDWHTAALPFLCRTFYSYREEFRNIKHVFTIHNLAFQGIFHKQALWSALGMDYSYYLDGIARFHDECISFMKLGILYADKVSTVSTTYAREILTEEFGENMQHVLELRRHDLVGIVNGIDYDSWNSQTDQYLVKNYGLETLGDKKANKLALQAQFALPQDENVLMIGIVSRLTWQKGFYLLTEVLGHLLQAHVQFIILGNGEADIENAFNHFKHTYPEKFAFYRGYNEPLAHQIYAASDLFLMPSMFEPCGISQLISMHYGTLPLVRETGGLVDTVTPYHIDTKEGTGFSFGGRDAYSMRQVYDFALQTYYDRPEDWYAMVHQAMKRDFSWTASAEKYIWLYREISG, from the coding sequence ATGGCAAAAAAATCTGTTCTCTTTGTGGCATCTGAAGGACTTCCATTTATCAAAACCGGTGGTTTAGCTGATGTTATCGGCTCTCTCCCTAAAGAATTGGTAAAACAAGGCTTGGATGTCCGCGTAGTCCTGCCACTATATAAAAAAATTGCTATGGCCAATCATGCTGATTTCGACTATGTATCTAGCTTTGATGTACGTGCAGGTGATATTCAGTCCATGGCCAATGTTTATAGCCAAGTCATTGACGGTGTGACTTTCTACTTCATCGAACACCGTGATTTCTTTGAACGTGATGAGTTGTATGGATACGATGATGATGCCATGCGTTTTGGCTACTTCCAACATGCTACTTGTCGCTTGTTAGAAGCGTTGAACTTCTTCCCAGATGTGATGCACACTCATGATTGGCATACCGCTGCTCTTCCTTTCCTTTGCCGCACCTTCTATAGCTACCGTGAGGAATTTCGAAATATCAAGCATGTCTTTACAATTCATAACCTTGCTTTCCAAGGTATCTTCCATAAGCAAGCACTCTGGTCAGCTCTCGGTATGGATTACAGCTACTATCTGGATGGTATCGCACGCTTCCACGACGAGTGTATCAGCTTTATGAAATTGGGTATTCTCTATGCTGATAAAGTTAGCACAGTATCAACTACCTATGCTCGTGAAATATTGACAGAAGAATTCGGCGAAAATATGCAACATGTTCTCGAACTACGTAGACATGACCTCGTTGGTATTGTCAATGGTATTGACTATGATAGTTGGAATAGTCAGACAGATCAGTATCTTGTAAAGAACTATGGTTTAGAAACCCTTGGAGACAAAAAAGCTAATAAATTAGCTCTACAAGCTCAATTTGCCTTACCTCAAGATGAAAATGTCTTGATGATTGGTATTGTATCCCGTTTGACATGGCAAAAAGGCTTCTACCTTTTAACCGAGGTACTCGGTCATCTTTTACAGGCACATGTACAATTTATTATCTTGGGTAATGGAGAAGCAGACATCGAAAATGCCTTTAATCATTTTAAACATACTTACCCTGAAAAATTTGCCTTCTATCGTGGTTACAATGAGCCTTTAGCGCATCAAATTTATGCAGCAAGCGACCTTTTCCTCATGCCTTCTATGTTTGAACCATGCGGAATCAGCCAGTTGATTTCTATGCACTATGGCACACTACCACTGGTACGAGAAACCGGTGGCTTGGTTGACACAGTGACACCTTACCATATAGATACCAAAGAAGGAACGGGCTTCAGCTTTGGTGGACGAGATGCCTATAGTATGCGTCAAGTCTATGATTTTGCTCTTCAAACCTATTATGACCGTCCAGAAGATTGGTATGCAATGGTCCATCAAGCTATGAAGCGCGATTTCAGTTGGACAGCTTCTGCTGAAAAATACATCTGGCTTTATCGTGAAATTAGTGGTTAG
- the glgD gene encoding glucose-1-phosphate adenylyltransferase subunit GlgD: MLRNTLGIVNIEGNNVHFGDVMRHRGVQAFGFLGRYRLIDFVLSNMSNSGISEFQVYMPTEMRSTIQHVGTGKHYNINSKRGSLRLLNSATDPSSVYRHDINAFSENIHYIESSNKEYVLIAPSYFIYSQDFSKVMSEHLATGADITVLYKNVSDAKDHFIGCQTLKFGEDRRIVAFEENHGKYKNRPVSLEAYIMKRTTFIDLIRRANKVSSLYWLKDILRDTVDQYKIMGYAHRDYVACINTTASYFKTQIELIDQDTRKLLFKHDWPIHTQTSDSSPCLYGPLAEVKRSLISNGANINGQIENSVIDRDVVIEEGVVIKNSIILNGVTIKSGANIENAIIDKATKIIHPIDIKGSETSPSYLKPYQII; this comes from the coding sequence ATGTTAAGAAATACCCTCGGAATTGTAAATATTGAAGGAAATAATGTACACTTTGGCGATGTGATGAGACATCGTGGCGTGCAAGCCTTTGGTTTTTTGGGTCGCTACCGCCTCATTGACTTTGTCTTATCCAATATGTCAAACTCTGGAATTAGCGAATTTCAAGTCTACATGCCTACAGAGATGCGTTCTACCATTCAACACGTCGGTACAGGTAAACATTACAATATCAATAGTAAACGTGGCTCTCTTCGCTTGCTAAATAGCGCAACAGATCCAAGCAGCGTTTACCGTCATGATATTAACGCATTTTCAGAAAATATCCACTACATTGAAAGTTCTAATAAAGAGTACGTGTTGATTGCACCATCCTACTTCATTTACAGTCAGGATTTTTCAAAAGTTATGAGCGAACATCTTGCAACTGGTGCAGATATAACCGTTCTTTACAAGAATGTTTCCGATGCTAAAGACCATTTCATTGGATGTCAAACTCTTAAGTTTGGTGAAGATAGACGGATTGTCGCTTTTGAAGAAAACCATGGTAAGTATAAAAACCGTCCAGTTTCTCTTGAGGCCTACATTATGAAACGCACAACATTCATTGATCTGATTAGACGTGCAAATAAGGTTTCATCTCTCTATTGGCTAAAAGATATACTGCGCGATACAGTTGATCAATACAAAATCATGGGCTATGCACACCGAGACTATGTCGCATGTATCAATACTACTGCTTCGTATTTCAAAACTCAAATTGAGTTAATTGACCAAGATACGCGCAAATTGCTCTTTAAACACGATTGGCCAATCCATACTCAAACAAGCGATAGTTCGCCATGTCTATATGGTCCCCTTGCTGAGGTCAAACGCAGCCTGATTTCCAATGGTGCCAATATCAATGGTCAAATCGAAAACTCTGTTATTGACCGTGACGTTGTTATTGAAGAAGGTGTTGTCATCAAAAACTCAATCATTCTCAATGGTGTAACGATTAAAAGTGGTGCAAACATTGAAAATGCTATTATTGATAAGGCAACAAAAATCATCCATCCAATTGATATAAAAGGAAGTGAAACATCGCCTTCATACTTGAAACCATATCAAATCATATAG
- a CDS encoding glucose-1-phosphate adenylyltransferase, translating to MAQNKMLAMILAGGRGTRLEGLTKKVAKPAVAFGGKYRIIDFPLSNCANSGIDIVGVLTQYEPVLLNSYVAQSQRWGLDVRGSGIFVLPPSEKIEGFGLYKGTADAITQNIDFIDLHNPEYVLILSGDHIYKMNYDKLLDTHIQKKADATIAVIEVPIKEASRFGIMNTDENYRIEEFEEKPENPKSNLASMGIYIFTWKTLKKYLQEDDKLDTSSHDFGHDIIPKYLEDGRTLVAHPFRGYWKDVGTVNSLWESNMDLIDHAGDLDLSDRSWRIYSEDKGSPAQVIGATATVKSAYIDKGAVIDGTVEHSVISTDVQVSQGAIVKNSVILPGAIIGEGAELNHVIVAENIKIADGIKLTGDVDNILLIDKNVTK from the coding sequence ATGGCTCAAAATAAAATGTTAGCTATGATTCTTGCAGGTGGACGTGGAACTCGTCTAGAAGGTTTAACCAAAAAAGTTGCCAAGCCAGCGGTTGCATTTGGTGGAAAATACCGTATTATTGACTTTCCACTCAGTAACTGTGCCAACTCAGGTATTGATATTGTCGGAGTTTTGACTCAGTACGAACCTGTCCTCTTGAATTCATATGTTGCTCAATCGCAACGGTGGGGACTAGATGTCCGAGGCTCTGGTATCTTTGTGCTACCTCCAAGTGAAAAAATAGAAGGTTTTGGACTCTATAAGGGGACCGCAGATGCCATTACTCAAAATATTGATTTCATTGACCTTCATAATCCAGAATACGTACTAATTTTGTCCGGTGATCACATCTACAAGATGAACTATGACAAACTCCTTGATACCCATATTCAGAAGAAAGCAGATGCTACTATTGCTGTTATAGAGGTTCCAATCAAGGAAGCTTCTCGCTTTGGTATCATGAATACAGATGAAAACTACCGTATTGAAGAATTTGAGGAAAAACCAGAAAATCCTAAGAGCAATCTTGCGTCCATGGGTATTTATATCTTCACATGGAAGACCTTGAAAAAATATCTCCAAGAAGACGATAAACTAGATACTTCTTCTCACGACTTCGGTCACGATATCATTCCAAAGTACCTAGAAGATGGTCGTACTCTTGTAGCACATCCATTCCGAGGTTACTGGAAAGATGTCGGTACTGTTAATAGCCTTTGGGAGTCTAACATGGACTTGATTGACCATGCTGGGGATCTGGATCTTTCTGATCGGTCATGGAGGATCTATTCTGAGGACAAAGGCTCTCCTGCCCAAGTGATCGGTGCAACTGCCACCGTAAAATCTGCCTATATTGATAAGGGCGCTGTTATCGATGGAACAGTTGAACATTCTGTTATCTCAACCGATGTCCAGGTCAGCCAAGGTGCAATTGTTAAAAATTCTGTCATTTTGCCTGGAGCCATTATTGGTGAAGGGGCTGAACTCAATCATGTTATCGTAGCTGAAAACATTAAAATCGCAGATGGTATCAAACTGACAGGCGATGTGGACAATATCCTCTTGATTGATAAGAACGTAACTAAGTAA